AGCGAGAGGAGCCGCTCGGTCCGGGTTTCGACGTCCTCGTCGAGGAAGTCGGAAACGCTGTTCACCATCTCGTCCAGGGCGCCGGTCGCCTCGCCGACCTTGACCATGTCGATCGCGAGGTCGGTGAAGACCTCCGATTCCTCGAGGGCCACGTGGAACGCCTCGCCCTCGCGGATGCGCGGTCCGAGCGCTACCGCCCGTTCGTGCAGGAAGCGGTTCGTAACCGCCGACGCCGCGGTTTCGAGCGCCGAGGCGAGCGGCAGGCCGCCGTGCAGCAGGGTGGCCAGGGAGCGGCAGAACTCGGACAGGGCGAAGCGGTGGAAGATCGGCCCGATGAACGGCAACCGCAGTTTCAGGCGGTCGACCAGGGCGCCGATCCGGCCGCTCCTGCCGATCCTCCAGCTCGCCCAGGCGGCCACGGCGACCGCGGCCATGAGCGCGAGGGTGGTCGGGCTGCGCAGCACTTGGGACACGGCGAGGAGGAGTTGCGTGAGCCAGGGCAGATCGAGGTCGAGCGCCACGTAGAACTCCTCGAAGCGCGGCATGACGAAGAACATCATCACCGCCACGATGCCGACGGAAAGGCAGATCAGGAGCGCCGGATAGAAGAACGCGCTGACCACCCGCTTGCGGGAACTCGTGACGAGCTTGAGCTGGCGGACGTACCGGCGAATGACCCGTTCCAGGCCGCCGCTCTGCTCGCCGGCCTTGAGCATCGAGCTGTAGATCGGCGGGAAGGAGTTGCCCGCCGCGGCAAAGGCCTCGGAGAGTTCTTCGCCGCTCTCGACGCGGTCCCGGATCTCGCCCAGCGACTCCTTGAAGGCGGCGTGGCGCTGCCGCTCGCAGAGCAGGTCCAGGCACTGGAGCAGGGGCAGTCCGGCGCTGAGCAGGCCCGCCAACTGCTGGTTGAAGATCAGGAAGTCCTGCCCCGGGACCGCCTTGCGGCTGCTCTCGGCGGCGGCCGAACCCGTGCCCAGAAGCGCCCCGAAGAGGTGCTGGAGGCCGCGGCGCCTGATCTCGAAGACGTACAGGCCGCGGCGCTCGATCTCGCGCCGCGCGGTGCGCAGATCCGGCGCCTCGTGGATCTGCTCCACGATGCGACCGTCGGTGGTGCCAAGCCGGCAGACGAACTGCATGACCCGACCCCGCTCCTAGTCGCCGGCGCCCAGGCCGTCTTCGCGGGGAGACCGGACGGTCACGGCGACCACCAGGCCGCTGGCGTCGGATCCGCGGTAGGGGAGGGCGAGGACCAGCGGCTTGCCGACCCAGACGTTCAGGTGGCCGTTGAAGACGCGCTCGTCGAGGACGGCGCTGCGGCTGCGCTCGATCTCGACTCCGTACAGCTTGAGGCGGCGGTCGAGCAGCACGGTGCCGACCCGGAAACCGAGCCGGAACTCGGTGCCGATCTCGTAGCGGACGTTCTCGCCCTCCGTCGCTTCGAACTGCCCCTCGCCGAGCAGCCGGTAACTCGTGAAGGCCAGCCAGTTGCCCAGTTCGTCGGTGAGCTGCGCGGGCAGCTCGGAGCGCGGGTCGCCGCTGCCGCGGCGCGACGCCTCGAGGATGAAGATCTCGAACTCGATCTGCTGGCGCGGGTGGTCGAAGTCGCGCAGCAGGGCGAGCAGGTGCTCGAGTACGCTGCTCCGGTCCCTGAGCACCAGAGTGTTCGTCGCCCGCTGCAGTTCGATCGTTCCCTGGGGCGACATCTCGCTCTGCATCCACTCCAGGGCGTCGTCCGCCCGTTGATGCTGGAGCGTGAAGGCGTGGCGAATCTGGGTTTCAGCCTCCTGCTGTGCGTCTCCCGGTTGCGCGAATGCCGGCTGCAGTGTGCCGGCGGCAGTCAGGAGGGCCAGGGCGGCGAGGGCCCGGCGAACGGCGCTAGCGGCGCTCACGGCGCCACCACCAGGACCACGTCGAGGCCGGAGCCGTGGCCGTTGCCGGGAAGCTGGTAGACCTGCAGCGGCTCGTCGCCGAGCGGCTCCACGAGCGGTGCCATCGCGATGTGGTCGGGCAGCACGGGCGGGTCGCCCGCGATCTCGTCCGTGGGCGGCACGCTCTCGGGCCACAGCAGGAAACTCAGACCGAGCGCCGCGGCCGCGACTCCGGCGGCCAGTACCGAAGCCATGGGCAGGCGCCGGCGGGCGCTCCGCGCCTCGTTCAGGCGCTTCTCGGTCGCCCGTCCGTCGAGCTCGAGCCGCACGCGCTGGCGGATCGCCTCGACGTCGGCCGCGCTGACCTCTTCGTCGTTGTCACGGGCGGAGTTGCCACCGGCGGCAGTGTCGCCGGCGGAAGGGCCGCTGAACAACAGCACCGGATCGACAGCGAGCGAGGCCACGCGACAGCGTTCGCAGTCCTCGCGGTGGCGGAGAGCGTCTTCCCAGGCGGCGTCCACCGTCGCGTCGCCGACTTCCGAACTCCTTTCGGCCCGCTCGCGTTCGCGCACGAGGGCAGCCCAGTCGGGACAGGGAGAAGTCATGGGCGCTCCTTTCTGCCGGCGCGGGTCCCGGCTGTCTGCGCGTACTCGGGGTAGCGCCTGAGCAGCTCCTCGCGGAGCAGCTTGCGGCTGTTGAACAGGTGGTTGCGGACGGTCGAGGGACGGATGCCGAGGATGCCGGCGATCTCCTTGCCGGCCAACCCCTCCATCTCGCGCAGCACGAACACCGCGCGCTGCTTGTCGCTCAGAGTGGAGGCGAGCTCATGAAACACGGACCGGACCTCACTGGCGGACAACGAATCGAGTTGCCGCGCGGAGACTTCGCCCCGCTGATGCTCGTCGTGCAACTGGAAGCTCTGCAACGAGCGGAGGCGGGAGGCACGGGAGCGCAGGTGGTCGATCGCGAGGTTCGAGACGATCCGGTAGATCCACGTGTTCGGGCTGTACCGGCGGTCGAAACGATGCCGCGAGTTCCAGATGCGCAGGAAGGCGATCTGGACGATGTCGCGTGCGTCTTCCCGGTCTCCCACGAGCCGGGTGGCCAGACGAACCAACGGGGTCGTCTTGCGGCGCATCAGTTCGTCGAGCGCGAGGTCGTCGTCGCCGCGAAGGCCCTCGAGCAGCTCGGCGTCGGACGCGTCGGCCCACGCCACCTGACGCTGGTGGCGGGAGTACGCGATCGTGAGACCGCTCCGGGGAGGATCTTCGCGTGGCGGTTCCATGCGGATGGCTTGCGCGGATCTCATGCCTCGCTGTTGATACGGAGGCCCGGGGCAAAGCGTCCAAGCCGCGCTTCGGGAGATTGGAGGGCCCTCCGCCAGCAGGCGGCGGAATTATACTCGTCCGTCGATACGGGGCTTCGGCAGCCCCATGAGTTCACCGCGCGTCGCACCGGAAGCGGTTCGGCGCCCGGCCGTCACCTTATGTGGTTCCTCTACCAGCTCGCGATGGCGGCAGGGTTGGGCGTGGCGGCGCCGGTGCTGCTGGCTCGGCGCGGCCGGCACTACCTGCCGACGCTTCCTGCCCGGCTGGGACGTTTGCCGGAGGCCCGGGGAATCAGACCGCTGTGGCTGCACGCCGCGTCGGTGGGCGAGGCCGGAGTGGCGGCGACCCTGGCGCGGGCCCTGCCGCCGGACCTCGACCTGGTGGTGACGACGGTGACGCCCACCGGCCAGGCGGCGGCGAAGAGGCTGTTCGAGCCGCTCGGCGCGGACGGCCGGAGTGTCGTCGTCACCTACCTGCCGTTCGACCTGGGGTTGCTGGTCGGGCGGTTCCTGGACCGTTACGCGCCGCGGGCGCTGGTCCTCTTCGAGAGCGAGCTCTGGCCCCTGCTCCTTCGGGACTGCCACCGCCGGTCGGTTCCCGTGGCGGTGCTCAACGCCCGCATCAGCGACCGCAGCTACGGGCGGATGAAGCGGGCGGGACGCCTCTACCGGCGATTTCTGCTCGACCCGCTGGGTCGGCTGGGCGCCCAGAGCCCGCAGGACGAGGAGCGTCTACTGAGCCTCGGCGCCGGGTCGGTCCGCACGTCGCTGACCGGCAACCTGAAGTTCGACACTCCGGAACCGGCCCCGGTGGCGGACCTGGAGCAGGCCCTGCGGGATCTCGCGGGGGATCGGCCGATCCTGATCGCGGGCTCGACGATGCCCGGCGAAGAGCCGATCGTCCTCGACGCCTTCGAGCGACTGGATCGCGAGGCGCTGCTGGTTCTGGCGCCCCGCCATCCGGAACGCTTCGACGAAGTATGGCGAGAGGTGGAGGAACGGTCGTTGCCGGGGATCCGACGGAGCCGGATCGCCGCGGCCGGGGACACGGCGCCGCGGTCGGCCTCGCCGCCCGGGATCGTCCTGCTTGATTCCCTGGGCGAGCTGGCCTCGATCTACCGGCTCGCGTCCGCCGCCTTGATCGGCGGCACGCTCGTGCCGACCGGCGGCCACAACCCGATCGAGGCGGCGCGTTTCGGCGTGCCGGTGATCGTTGGCCCGTCGATGGAGAACTTCCGGCGCATCGCGCGCGACCTCGAGGCCGCGGACGGCGTGACCGTGGCGGCTGACGGCGAGGCACTGACCGAAGCGTGGCGGCGTTGTCTGGACGACCCGGCCGGGGCGGCGGAGCAGGGCTGGCGCGGTATGGCGGTCGTCGACCGGAACCGGGGCGCGGTGGAGCGCTCGGTGGAGCTCCTGAGCGAACTGGTGGACCTGGATTGAGCGCCGCCCGCAGTCCCTGGCAGCGGTTCTACGAGTGGGCGCACCACCGCCGGCGCCGCTTCTGGTCGCCGCGCGCCGCGAGCCTCGGCCGCAAGACGGTCAGCATCGGCAACCTGCACTGGGGCGGCAGCGGCAAGACGCCGACGGTGATCGCCGCGGCGCGCGGCCTGGCCGACCAGGGCCTCAGGGTCGCCGTGCTGTCGCGGGGCTACCGCCGCAGGGATCGGGAACCGCGGGTCGTGAGCCTCGGCGAGGGGCCACTCGCCTCGGTGGAGCAGGCCGGCGACGAGCCGGTGATGCTCGCCGAGCAGGCGCCGGGCGTGGTGGTGGCCGTCGGCGCCGACCGCCGCGCGGCCGCCTCCCTGGCCCTCGAGCGGGCGCCGGACATCGAGGTCTTCCTGCTGGACGACGGCTTCTCCCATGTGCGGGTACGCCGCGATGTCGAGGTCCTGACCTTTCCCGCCGCCGACCCCTTTGCCGGCGGCCTCCTGCTGCCGGGCGGCCGCCTGCGCGAGCCTCTGGGCATGGTGCGCCTCGCCGACGCCGCGGTCATCACCGGCCTCGAAAAAGGCGCCGAACCGCCGGCCGACTTCGAACCGACCCTGCACCGCCACCGCTTCGCCGGCCGGGTGTTCACGTCGACGCTTCGGTCCGAGCTCCTGGGTGGCCCGTCAGCGGAGCGACCGCTACTCGTCACTGGCGTCGCCCGGCCGGAGCGCGTCGCCCGCACCGCGGTCGCCGCCGGCCTGGAATGCGTGGATCACCTCCGCTTTCCCGACCACCACGGCTATCCGCCGCGTTCCCTCCGCGCGATCGAGTCCGCCGCCGCCCGCCATCGCTGCGACGCTGTCGTTGTGACCTCCAAGGACGCCGTCAAGCTCCGCGGCCGCCTGCCGGCGGGCGCGCCGCCGCTTCAGGAACTCAGCGTCGAGGCGCGGCTCGAGCCGGAGTTTCTGCGGTGGCTCTCGGATCGCCTGGAACGCTGAGCCCCGGAACGCCGTGGAGACGGCATTCCGGCGCCGCCGCCGTCGCGAGGTGCGCCTGCCTGGAAGCCGGCCGCCAATCCGTCCTTGTCTGCAGACGCCGCCGGTCTACCGATGTCCGAGAAACCGAAACCGCCCAGGCAGTCCAGTCAGATCGCCCAGCCCCACGACGCCCTGTTCCGGCGCGTGTTCTCGGAGCCGGCGCAGGCCGCCGCCCTGTTGCGCGAGACCCTGCCCGTGGCCGTTCGGGACCGCTTCGCCTGGAACACCCTGAGGCGCCTCCCGGACACCTTCGTCGACGAACGGCTCAGGCGGACCGAGTCCGATCTCCTGTTCGAGGTCGACCAGCCGGGCGGCGAGCCCCCCGTACGCCTCTACGTGCTGATCGAGCATCAGTCTTCGCCCGACCCGTTCATGGCGCTGCGCCTGCTGCGCTATTGCACAAGCGTTCTGGAGGCGGCGGTTCGCGAGGTCCCGGAGCGGAAGCGCCTGCCGGCGGTTCTCCCCGTGGTGTTTCACCAGGGGCGCCGCCCCTGGCCGTATCCGACATCTCTCGACGGGCTGTTGGGGGAGTCGGCGCGGGACCTGCCGTGGGGTCCCCGGCTCGACTTCCTGCTGCTGGACCAAGGCGCCGGCGGGCTGTCGACGGTAGTCGGCTCGCCTCTGGGCCGGCTGGCCCAGTATCTGATGCTCGCCGTCTCGGGGCCGGAGTCGGAGCGGGCGGCGGCTCTTGAGCGTGCGGTCGAGTTGATGCGAAACTTGCTATCGGCCGAGAGGCCGCACGACCTTGAGGTGTTCCACAGCTACGTGTTCCACGGAAGGGAGGACCCGGCCATGATGAAGGAGGTCGAAGCGATGCTGGAGGAGATCGAGGCCAGGGGTCCGGACAGCGAGTTGAAGAGCCTGGGCCAATTGATCTGGGAGAGAGGCCAGAGGACGGGCCGTTCGGAGGGCGTCCGGCTCGGCGAACACCGCGCCACGGTCGCGACGGTCGAGGGCCTCCTGCGGGCCGGCGTGGACTGGCGAGTGATCGAGTCGGCTACCGGCCTCGACCGGGGTGGCTTCAACGCGCTCAAGGAGCAACTGGGTTCGGATCGGGCCTCTTAGTTCAGGTCCGCCTCGCTGGCAGGGTGTTCACGTCGACGCTCCGGTCCGGCCTGCCTTGGCTGGCCGAGCGGCTGGAGGACACCGCGTCTAGAACTCCTCGACAAAGCGCCAGCCAGGACGAGGCGGAGGAGGCGCACGACGACCTCTGTGTCGTTCTGCAAGAGCTTGAGGACGCCGCCAGGGAGGTCAGTTTCGGAAGCGGCACGTTCGACCGGGATCTGTACGAGGCTCTGTGCCGCGTCGGCCCTGCTGGCGCGGTCGACGGAAAGGTGGAGGTCGCCGACGGGTCGCTCGCCATCGCCGAGCACCTGCGGTCCTGGGGCTACTTCGTCGTCTCGCCGACGACCTCCAGTGAAGACGGTGAACCGAGGACCTCAACTGAATGACGTGCAGTCGCGGGCGATGCTTCGGCGCGCCGTGACATCAGGCAGCCGGGGACAGTGACCCCAGGCCCGATGCGCGCCGACCCCGACGCGGCGATTCGAGCAGCCGCGTTCGCTGAACTGGACCGGCTTCGCTTCGCGCATGGCCCCAAGCTGCCCTGGAGCGTGATCGACCGGGGCTTCCGCTTCCGTGGCGAGAAGATCCACTTCGCTGGCCGCGCCGTCGGCATATTCAAGCCGAGGCAGATGAGCGCGGCGCTCAGCATCAAGACGGTGGCTCCTCGGGCGGGTCGGCGGTTTTGGTATCGCGATCAGATGGGCGAGCCGGACTATCGAACAGGACTGCTTGCCTACGACCTCGCTCGCGGTGGCAGGGGGGATTCCACCAACCGGGCCCTCGAGGAGGCGTACAGTCGGAGCGCGGCCCTGATCTACTTCGTTGGCGTCTCGCCTGCTGTGTACGAGCCGCTCTCGTCTGTGTGGGTGGAAGAACTCGACTTCGACGCCGGACGCGTCCTTCTCGCCGCCGCGGACGCCTTCCATCCGACGATGAGCTCCATCCAGGCCGCGCAAGCCGCCGGCTCCTCTGCCGAACTGCGTGAGCGGTCCTACACGCTTGTCGCTACGAAGCGGAGGAATCACCAGGCATGGTTCAGCAGCCGGACCAAGTCCGCGTACGGCCATCGCTGCGCCTTCAGCGGTCTGACGTTGTCTCGACTGCTCGTGGGGGCGCACATCCTGCCGGATGCCGAAGACGGCCCGGCGACCGTGACCAACGGCATCTGCATGTCGACCCTTCACCACACCGCGTTCGATGCCGACTTGATCGGCGTGGACACGAGCTGCCGCATCCACGTTGCCAGGTCGGTCAGGGATGGCCGAGACGGTCCCCTGCTCGAGAGCCTGAAGGGACTCGATGGCGCCGGGCTCCGTCTGCCCGCGCGTTCCGAGGACCACCCGGACCGGGAGTTCCTCGATTGGCGATTCCAACGCTTTCTCGAGGCCGCCGACTGATTCGCGGCGCGCTCAACGCCCAGCCGCGTCTTTGGGATCGAGTCGGTCCGCCTTGCGTCAGGCGAACGACCGCCCCCCGATCACGGCCCAGATGATCCACAGGATCGCGACCGGGCAGACGAAGCGCAACAGCACGTCGCGCCAGAGGAAGTACCACCGGCTCACGTCGCCGTGGCCGTCGGCCAGTGCCTCGCGGGACTTGCGGCGGCTCAGAAACCAGCCGACGAACACGGCCAGCGTCAGACCGCCGAGGGGCAGGATCCAGTTCGAGACGGTGTAGTCCATCGTGTCGAAGAAACCGGCGGTGCGCTCGCCCAGGGGTGCCCAGGAGGAGAAGCCGGTGACGGCGCCCAGGGATAGCGCCGAGGGGATGCCGAAGAGGAAGACGGCGCCGCCGGAGAGCAGACTGGCCTTTCGCCGGCTCAGGCCCCGTCGGTCGATCAGGTAGGCGGCGACGACTTCGAGCAGCGAGATGGTCGAGGTGAGCGCCGCGAAGCCGACCAGCAGGTAGAACAGCGGCGCCAGCACGACGCCGAGCGGCATGTCGTAGAACATTTGCGGCAGTGTCGTGAACAGGATCGTGGCGCTCTTGCCGAAGGTCCCTGTCCGTTCCGCCGCGTCGACGCTGAAGATGATGGAGAACATGACGATACAGGCCATCAGGGCAACCAGGGTGTCGAGCAGGGTGATCGCGGCGGCGCTCCTCGGGATCGACTGTCTCGATCTCATGTAGGAGCCGTAGGTGATCATCGCGCCCATGCCGACCGAGAGCGTGAAGAAGGCATGGCCGACCGCCTCCAGCAGGCCGTCGGCGGTGACCGGGCCGACATGGAACAGGAAGCGGACCGCTTCGCCGAAGCCCGGGCTCCAGAACGAGTTGATGACGAGCAGGATGAGGATGGCCCCGAGCACCGGCATGAGCGTCTTGGCCACCCGTTCGATGCCGTCGTGCACGCCGAGGGTGACGACGCCGACCGTCACGATCATGAACAGGGCGTGGAAGCCGATCTGGAGCGGTCCGTTGCCGAGGAAGGCGCCGAAGGAGTCGCCGAGAGTCTGTCCGCCGGTGTCGAAGCCGCGGAACGACCAGCTCAGGCACTGGCCGAAGTAGTACACCGTCCAGCCGGCGATCAGCGCGTAGTACGACAGGAGGATGAAGCTGCCGAGCGTTCCCAATGCGCCGACCGCGCCCCAGGCCTTGCCCCCGACCGCGCCCTTCGCGGCCGCGACGAAGGCGCCGACGGGGCTCTGCCGGGTACTCCGACCGATCACGAGCTCGGCCATCATGATCGGCAGGCCGATCAGCACGATCGCGATCAGGTAGACAATGACGAAGGAACCGCCGTCGTTGGCGTACGTGATGTACGGGAACTTCCAGATGTTGCCGAGGCCGATCGCGGAGCCGACAGCGGCGAAGATGAACCCGAGTTGACCGAACCTGCCGCGTCCGCCGGAGCCGTTTGCCACGTTTGTTCCCTCCCGTCAGGCGTCGTGCTGTGATGGCGGCGGGCCAGCCGCCGGCCGGCGGATAGCGTAGCGGAGTCGGCGCTAGGGGCTCGAGGAGGGCGCCGCTGCCGCGCTGAAGGGCGTCTCCGGGCCGACCGCCCGGGTCAGCCACTCGGTGCGGTAGGCGTCGAGTTCCGGCGTCCGCGGGTAGCTCTCGCCCGGGCCGAACGGGTAGCCGGACATCGCC
This portion of the Acidobacteriota bacterium genome encodes:
- a CDS encoding type II secretion system F family protein gives rise to the protein MQFVCRLGTTDGRIVEQIHEAPDLRTARREIERRGLYVFEIRRRGLQHLFGALLGTGSAAAESSRKAVPGQDFLIFNQQLAGLLSAGLPLLQCLDLLCERQRHAAFKESLGEIRDRVESGEELSEAFAAAGNSFPPIYSSMLKAGEQSGGLERVIRRYVRQLKLVTSSRKRVVSAFFYPALLICLSVGIVAVMMFFVMPRFEEFYVALDLDLPWLTQLLLAVSQVLRSPTTLALMAAVAVAAWASWRIGRSGRIGALVDRLKLRLPFIGPIFHRFALSEFCRSLATLLHGGLPLASALETAASAVTNRFLHERAVALGPRIREGEAFHVALEESEVFTDLAIDMVKVGEATGALDEMVNSVSDFLDEDVETRTERLLSLVEPVMLVVMGCTIALLVLSMYLPLFSVLGQVQG
- a CDS encoding sigma-70 family RNA polymerase sigma factor; protein product: MRSAQAIRMEPPREDPPRSGLTIAYSRHQRQVAWADASDAELLEGLRGDDDLALDELMRRKTTPLVRLATRLVGDREDARDIVQIAFLRIWNSRHRFDRRYSPNTWIYRIVSNLAIDHLRSRASRLRSLQSFQLHDEHQRGEVSARQLDSLSASEVRSVFHELASTLSDKQRAVFVLREMEGLAGKEIAGILGIRPSTVRNHLFNSRKLLREELLRRYPEYAQTAGTRAGRKERP
- a CDS encoding 3-deoxy-D-manno-octulosonic acid transferase, translating into MAAGLGVAAPVLLARRGRHYLPTLPARLGRLPEARGIRPLWLHAASVGEAGVAATLARALPPDLDLVVTTVTPTGQAAAKRLFEPLGADGRSVVVTYLPFDLGLLVGRFLDRYAPRALVLFESELWPLLLRDCHRRSVPVAVLNARISDRSYGRMKRAGRLYRRFLLDPLGRLGAQSPQDEERLLSLGAGSVRTSLTGNLKFDTPEPAPVADLEQALRDLAGDRPILIAGSTMPGEEPIVLDAFERLDREALLVLAPRHPERFDEVWREVEERSLPGIRRSRIAAAGDTAPRSASPPGIVLLDSLGELASIYRLASAALIGGTLVPTGGHNPIEAARFGVPVIVGPSMENFRRIARDLEAADGVTVAADGEALTEAWRRCLDDPAGAAEQGWRGMAVVDRNRGAVERSVELLSELVDLD
- the lpxK gene encoding tetraacyldisaccharide 4'-kinase, with the translated sequence MSAARSPWQRFYEWAHHRRRRFWSPRAASLGRKTVSIGNLHWGGSGKTPTVIAAARGLADQGLRVAVLSRGYRRRDREPRVVSLGEGPLASVEQAGDEPVMLAEQAPGVVVAVGADRRAAASLALERAPDIEVFLLDDGFSHVRVRRDVEVLTFPAADPFAGGLLLPGGRLREPLGMVRLADAAVITGLEKGAEPPADFEPTLHRHRFAGRVFTSTLRSELLGGPSAERPLLVTGVARPERVARTAVAAGLECVDHLRFPDHHGYPPRSLRAIESAAARHRCDAVVVTSKDAVKLRGRLPAGAPPLQELSVEARLEPEFLRWLSDRLER
- a CDS encoding Rpn family recombination-promoting nuclease/putative transposase codes for the protein MSEKPKPPRQSSQIAQPHDALFRRVFSEPAQAAALLRETLPVAVRDRFAWNTLRRLPDTFVDERLRRTESDLLFEVDQPGGEPPVRLYVLIEHQSSPDPFMALRLLRYCTSVLEAAVREVPERKRLPAVLPVVFHQGRRPWPYPTSLDGLLGESARDLPWGPRLDFLLLDQGAGGLSTVVGSPLGRLAQYLMLAVSGPESERAAALERAVELMRNLLSAERPHDLEVFHSYVFHGREDPAMMKEVEAMLEEIEARGPDSELKSLGQLIWERGQRTGRSEGVRLGEHRATVATVEGLLRAGVDWRVIESATGLDRGGFNALKEQLGSDRAS
- a CDS encoding HNH endonuclease codes for the protein MTPGPMRADPDAAIRAAAFAELDRLRFAHGPKLPWSVIDRGFRFRGEKIHFAGRAVGIFKPRQMSAALSIKTVAPRAGRRFWYRDQMGEPDYRTGLLAYDLARGGRGDSTNRALEEAYSRSAALIYFVGVSPAVYEPLSSVWVEELDFDAGRVLLAAADAFHPTMSSIQAAQAAGSSAELRERSYTLVATKRRNHQAWFSSRTKSAYGHRCAFSGLTLSRLLVGAHILPDAEDGPATVTNGICMSTLHHTAFDADLIGVDTSCRIHVARSVRDGRDGPLLESLKGLDGAGLRLPARSEDHPDREFLDWRFQRFLEAAD
- a CDS encoding sodium-dependent transporter, translated to MANGSGGRGRFGQLGFIFAAVGSAIGLGNIWKFPYITYANDGGSFVIVYLIAIVLIGLPIMMAELVIGRSTRQSPVGAFVAAAKGAVGGKAWGAVGALGTLGSFILLSYYALIAGWTVYYFGQCLSWSFRGFDTGGQTLGDSFGAFLGNGPLQIGFHALFMIVTVGVVTLGVHDGIERVAKTLMPVLGAILILLVINSFWSPGFGEAVRFLFHVGPVTADGLLEAVGHAFFTLSVGMGAMITYGSYMRSRQSIPRSAAAITLLDTLVALMACIVMFSIIFSVDAAERTGTFGKSATILFTTLPQMFYDMPLGVVLAPLFYLLVGFAALTSTISLLEVVAAYLIDRRGLSRRKASLLSGGAVFLFGIPSALSLGAVTGFSSWAPLGERTAGFFDTMDYTVSNWILPLGGLTLAVFVGWFLSRRKSREALADGHGDVSRWYFLWRDVLLRFVCPVAILWIIWAVIGGRSFA